A portion of the Osmerus mordax isolate fOsmMor3 chromosome 22, fOsmMor3.pri, whole genome shotgun sequence genome contains these proteins:
- the lipt1 gene encoding LOW QUALITY PROTEIN: lipoyltransferase 1, mitochondrial (The sequence of the model RefSeq protein was modified relative to this genomic sequence to represent the inferred CDS: deleted 1 base in 1 codon), protein MFAKSETTFPVEKRPSSGDRETPKSVAGMQPSAHETAWNTLARRRSGGGTVYHDLGNVNLTFFTSKKKYDRNRNLHVVTSALKRLRPNLDVRATERFDILLNGHYKISGTAAKLGRTAAYHHCTLLCSADRALLSAVLKPTCQGIKSNATPSVPSPVKNLLDEDNTLDCDTIMNAVASQYNTEFGFSSAVTLVDPSDEFSFPGIHKMSSELKTWEWTLGRTPKFSISASFDLHDNSSRQNASLNIDIKNGIIDNCDIDVPPHWLPSDVLREFCMLLVGGKFCPNEMAVILAAFLRTTSQELKTKIYNLYQNVVSLM, encoded by the exons AATCGGAAACTACTTTTCCTGTGGAGAAACGGCCCAGCAGTGGTGATAGGGAGACACCAAAATCCGTGGCAGGAATGCAACCTTCAGCTCATGAGACAGCGTGGAATACC CTCGCTAGGAGACGAAGTGGGGGCGGAACTGTTTATCACGATTTGGGGAATGTCAATTTGACATTCTTCACGTCCAAGAAAAAGTACGATCGCAACAGGAATCTCCACGTAGTCACCAGTGCATTGAAACGACTTAGGCCGAACCTAGACGTGCGAGCCACGGAGAGATTTGACATTTTGCTCAATGGGCACTATAAAATCTCAGGGACCGCTGCAAAACTGGGGAGGACCGCAGCTTATCATCATTGCACTCTTCTGTGTTCTGCCGACCGGGCCTTGCTGTCTGCGGTGCTGAAGCCGACCTGTCAAGGCATTAAAAGCAATGCAACTCCAAGTGTGCCCTCGCCCGTGAAGAATCTCTTGGACGAGGACAACACGTTAGACTGTGACACTATCATGAATGCCGTTGCTTCCCAGTACAACACTGAGTTTGGGTTCAGCTCCGCTGTAACGCTTGTGGACCCCAGTGACGAGTTCTCATTTCCCGGTATACACAAAATGTCCAGCGAGCTTAAAACTTGGGAATGGACTTTAGGAAGGACTCCTAAATTTAGCATATCTGCGTCCTTTGATTTGCACGACAACTCGTCCAGACAAAATGCATCTCTAAACATTGATATCAAGAATGGCATCATAGACAACTGCGATATTGATGTTCCACCGCACTGGCTGCCTTCAGATGTGCTTAGAGAGTTCTGCATGTTGTTGGTCGGTGGGAAATTCTGTCCGAATGAGATGGCAGTGATCCTAGCAGCATTTCTCAGGACGACCTCACAAGAACTCAAGACTAAGATATATAATCTGTATCAGAATGTTGTATCGCTCATGTGA
- the ccdc28a gene encoding coiled-coil domain-containing protein 28A, with product MEERKLKRKSPRPSTNQPAQPPTTRKSSSSGRHLGFNNMGTHSSQKSRSRRVGRDKARAQQQGAGARTGQGQTAPIIQHSFLTDVSDVQEMEKGLLSLLNDFHSGKLQAFGNECSIDQMEQVREMQEKLARLHFDLYGEVDEMPEEQQKTASDTNMDKLLLNLEDLSTSIQKLNLADSQEVPKTASV from the exons ATGGAGGAGCGGAAACTGAAACGAAAGAGTCCCAGACCATCCACAAACCAGCCAGCCCAACCGCCCACCACCCGAAAGAGTTCATCTTCGGGCCGACACCTCGGCTTCAACAACATGGGCACTCACTCGAGCCAGAAGTCAAGGAGCCGGAG GGTTGGGAGGGACAAGGCCAGGGCACAGCAGCAGGGCGCAGGAGCCAGGACGGGGCAGGGACAGACGGCCCCCATCATCCAGCACTCCTTCCTAACTGACGTGTCGGACGtacaggagatggagaagggccTTCTGAGTCTCCTCAACGACTTTCACTCAGGCAAACTGCAGGCCTTCG GTAATGAGTGCTCCATCGACCAGATGGAGCAGGTGAGGGAGATGCAGGAGAAGTTGGCCCGTTTGCACTTTGACCTGTATGGAGAGGTGGATGAGATGCCAGAGGAGCAGCAGAAGACTGCTTCTGACACCAACATGGACAAACTACTGCTCAAT CTAGAGGATCTTAGTACATCAAT TCAGAAACTCAACCTAGCAGACAGCCAGGAGGTCCCAAAGACTGCCAGCGTCTGA